The nucleotide window GAGCTCCCCCAACCGCAGCTGGTTGCTGGGCAGGCTTGTGTTTTCATGTGACATCAACTCTGGCATAAACATATGATACTCGACCTcacctcttttctcctctctcccccccccccccccccccccccccccccaaaagataTCCGGCACCCAGAGGAGTTGTCTCTTCTGCGTAAACCCCGCGatccgaagaagaagaagaaaaagctgGAGGAGGCAGATGAGGAGGCCCTAGAGCTGGAGGGTCCCATGCTGACGCCTGGATCAGGTGAGCCCCACGGTGGGGGGGTGGCCAGGTGGGGGCGGGAGTACTCACGCGGATCATGCCTCCATGAGCCATGTCTTGAGGGGACTCTACAAATGTGGGCCCGTGGAGGTTCGGTCAAGCACCTCTGGCGAATGTCGGGAATGACACACCCGGgatgtttttttaaagatgcTCTTAACCAAACACATTTTAAAGTAAATGGAGACGGTTCACTGCAATCAGAGAGTGATGCATTCTGGTTGATGAACCGAGTTACCCTGAAATTCCTTACCACAAGAAGCATTTTATATTAAATAGACATTTCAAAACGGTAtcattcaaatattaaaacagGGGATTTAAAGAACATAACGAGGCCTTCCATTATAGGTCAGTAATGCGGGGAGATGGGATGGAAGGGGGAAAAGCTTGCAAATTGTATACAGACGGGACAAACCTTCAGAAATGCAttgcacacacaggcagtaaAGACCCTGAAATTAGTATTGCGGCGCCGGTGTGAGTGCACTCATTGGAGACACAGCCCATTGAAGTTCCCATTAaggcgtgagtgtgtgtacttCAAAAGGATCAGAACATAAAAACAGTGTTTATACATTATGAAGATTTTTGATGAGATTGCACCGCAGTAATCTTCAAGAGTACTCTTCAAGAGTCACTTCAAGCTGTTATTAGTAGTAGGTAGGGCTTTTTGATATGTTTTGCCCTTGACATATACATTGATTTACAACACGGCCTTGCTGGTTTTGATTGGTCGATTACAGCCTTCAGCAATCTATTTCCAACGGTTATTTTAgcggaagaaaaaaagaaaattaaataaaaagataaactaAAGTACATTGTTCAATGTATTGATGCATTAAGCACGGCAAAAATGTTTGAAAAACACTGACAGCGGTTGTGATATTCTCTCTGCTTTATTTCTGAAGCGTAAACATCCACTTTTAGGAGCAGGTTGAAATAGCAGGTTCCCTCGTATTGTTTTCCTCTGCGGTGAGGCAGCCAGCAGGATAAATACAGATCGCAGCAGTGTTTGCAGTGACCAAATAAGAACGTGTGAGTTGGGGGCCAGCGTGGGACCTTAGGCACCCAGCTCCCGGCTCCTTAGCGGTGCCGACCAGGAATGGTTTGAATTCCACACATAGTTGGTCACGCTGCCGTTTCCAAACCCAAAACTCAGGGCTGCAAAATGGCAGGATACTCCCTCAACCctcccccgtccgtccgtccgtccttccttccttcccaccctctcccctcccttgcctcctctctccttcccctgacGATGGGAACCTTGGACATACAAGCGGGCGATGGCGAATGTAGCCAAATGGTGGTCTCGAGGTTAGTGCCAGCCGCTCGCGCTCACGCCACAGAGCAGCAGTGAATGGCACCCATTGTGTCCGGGTTTGGGGaacctctgctcccctctcggTCGGCTCTGCCCTGTCCTTTCCTGTCGCGGACCACCGTCGATTTCACCCTATATCGGAACCCCCCCCTGAAAAAGATTTTTTTCCCATGTATAATTACACGGAAGAAACGAGGGTCAGGAAGGAAGCTTGAATTATGTTTTGTTTACGGACGCTCGACGCACTCTCCCCACCTTACATTCTTTTCATTCTAATTTTGAATCTATCGCTCCAGTCACTCACCAAAATCACTCCCTTCCTTTCAAAATAATACGCTCTGTCTGCTGACTGCACTGCTAGAAGAAGGATGGGAGGACACAAGCTATCAAAAGGAATGTGCAGAATCTGTTTACTGTACACTGCCGTTccagtttctttcttttttcacacacacacacacacacacacacacacacacacacggaaacgcacacacacatacgtgacCCGTGCATACACTTCCTGCTCTGGCCCTATCAGATCACATGCTACAGAAGCCGTGTGTATTTAACGGGCAGATTATGGGGAGTTATTTTGTGGTGTTTTGGGAAAGGCCCTGGCCTTCTTGCCCCCCCGCGACTTATCGTAGCCCCCCCCGGGACTTATCCCAGATCCCCGGGTCTTCTGATGGGAATCACAAGGGCAAGCGGGGCTCCGCAGGGATGCAGCAATGTCGTTCACACACAGGAAGTCCAGTAGAACCATAGGCCTCTCCCTTTACACATCAAATCATTTTGTTGTCAGTATTAATTAAAAATTTGGCATGTTCAAAGCCTTCCTTCACTTAGCTTTCCTACTTAAAATGCCCCCAACTCTCCTTTTTGTAAAGTGTGTGATTACTTTGGGAAAGCCATGTTTCTAATCCACCCCCAGCTGTCCCTGTGAGTCAGAACAAGGGGCCCAGCTCATGGTCACGATAGAGGCTCATTGGGTCCCACTGGGGCCGATTGCGTCTCCTCTTAccattttcacacacacgcagacacacacacaaacacaaacacgcacgggcacgcacacacacacagtgatgacATTCCTTGGATGGCCAGCAACATATTTGACATCCGCGCGGCGGTATGTATGTGTAAATGCCGGTGGACATCGAACCGACGCCCTCCTCACTGCTGCCTGAGATTCATCATCTGTCACATTGCGTTGGATGACCAGGGATGGGTGACCGAAAATGTCAGATGTGCCGATGGGTGTTTTGCCTGCAATTCGGGGGAAACTGAGTCATATGCCCTTTTAAAAATTAAAGCACCAAACATCTCTTTATCTTCGTATTCCTCTTTATATTTCCAAGTATTCCTGTTCttccctcctctcgctctctttttcctATGAGCGTTTCCAGTTAACTGTTAATTCTATCCTCTGGccttgatttgtttttgttctttccTCCTACTTTCCTTCATTTGTCTCTTTTGTCCTTCTTTTTTTCCTATCCCCTGTATTCTTTTCCTTTCTGTCCTAGCCTCTGAGATAATATTCATCGGACCTGTCAAAGGTAAGCTTTCCCCTTTCCCTGTCCTTGACTACTCTCTTCATAGAGGGGGTGTTTTTTTACATCCAGGCCTTGTATCAAAGGGTGGTCCCATCCCTCTCTAGCTATCTTCCCTCTCAATGTCTCCTGAGTCTGGAGTCGAGGTTATACAGGGCTTCCTTTCCTGCTCTCTCCCCTATCCTCCGGACTCCACTCTCCCTGTGGATACTTGGGATTCCTCAGGAGTGCACAGGCGGACATGGGAGTACTCTCTCCCACTAGCGTTCTCCCTGACCTCTTGAACCCTGCAGCGGGGACCCAGCCCCTAGACAACAACCACCTCCTTGGCTGAGGATGAGTCTCCACAGCCTGCAACTCGTTCACATGACCCCGGCcacccacccacaaacacaccaaccccCACTCATTTCCTGTTTTCGGGAGGGATTTGGTGTTGTGCCGCTACATTATAGCTTCTCTCCCCGGGTCCCCGCAGAGAGTGGGAGAGCGTGACTGTGACAGGAGAAGAGGCCGAACACAGGAAATGCAACCTTTTTTTGCTTTCGCCGGAGAACAAATATTATGAATCCCTGGTTATGTATGCAAACACCACTAGTAGAACAAAAAATATTAGGACTAATTAAATAGTCCATATTaagctttatttatttgtataccATTCTGATAtcatatttcatttgaaatgtttttttttttttttttgtgaacatTGCTATTAATTTCCGCCAACATCCTGtgaatctctctccccccccccccccccccccccccccccccatgcccctttactgtctgtgtgtggctggaTATGCTGTGTGTAGCAGTGCACCCATGCCCTCCTGCAGAGTGTGTTGGACTGTGTCTCAGTGGGTGGCCCATCATTGGGTTCATTTGACTGCATGCTGAAAAATAAACCTTAGTCCAGCCAACAGCTGAAGGGCCTTATTTAAACCACTTATCCGCATATGAGCTAGCTGGTcttcgtggtgtgtgtgtgtgtgtgtgtgtgtgtgtgtgtgtgtgtgtgtgtgtgtgtgtgtgtgtgtgtgtgtgtgtgtgtgtgtgtgtgtgtgtgtgtgtgtgtgtgtgtgtgtgtgtgtgtgtgtgtggtaaagaTGGTTTTGTTTGCAGAAGCCtgttttgatattattatttcaaATGTGTCAATGTGCATTGCTTTTGTACTGATATTTGCTTTGGAAGATGTTTCACACTGGAGGACATGGATGTGAGGTGTGTACTTAAGCAGGCCTGTATTTTACTACAAGGTGTGATTTTGATTCGCAAATACAAGCCAACCGGTCGACTCATCTAGCCGCTATACATTTGGTTAAACATACACATGTGGATGTCACTATCGGGTCGGTAATAAAGGTTAATCAACATCGCACATGGGGATAAAATAAGTGCCCTTTAATGCAGTTAGCGcatttgtgcttgtgtgcaaaCAGCAACAACTGaatgacgtgtgtgtgcctgtatgtgcgtgtgctttgTTCTCAGGAAGCATCTACTCCAGCCCGGGTCTCTACAGCAAGACCATGACCCCCACTTATGACTCTCGGGATGGCAGTCCCCTGTCCCCCACCACCGCCTGGTTCGGCGACAGCCCCCTGTCCGAGGGGAACCCCAGCATCCTGGCCGTCAGCCAGCCCATCTCCTCCCCGGACATCCTGGTGAAGCTCTACAAGCCCCAGTCCCTCCTAGACAAGGCCAAGATCAACCAGGGGTGAGCAGCTGTTCTCAGGACCTCTTCAGTAGCAGGGTGGCAGCGATCCTTATTTAGCTCTGTAGCTACTGTGTTGTGCAAGCTAGTGTTGCAGGAGTGAACGGCCAAGTATTTCCTATTGGCTGGAGGAAGATGGTAACAGCCTGTGTTTCGTGTCCAGCTGGCTGGACTCCTCCAGGTCTCTGATGGAGCAGGACGTGAAGGAGAACGAGGTGCTGCTTCTCCGGTTTAAATACCACAGCTTCTTTGACCTAAACCCCAAGGTAACAATAccctctaggtgtgtgtgtgggggtgtgtgtgggggtgtgaagGAGACGCAGCGCCTCTGCTAAATTACAACATTGTTTGCGTACGTTCATGTCGGTGTCAGTGTACTGACATTACACAAAGTGGTTATCAGACAAACAATATGGACATGTATCGAAAGCAAAGCATAACACAGCAAATTGCACACAGAAGAATTACTCAATCCCCAACCCCCACAATAAAACATTGGATAACTTATTGACCTTTCTTTCTAGAAGAGGATTGAACAAATATTCAGGGTCACCCCTCGGGGTTGTGTTATACTTTAAGGCTGTGTCCTTGAACTACACACCTTCATGTTTCCCTCCCTGCAGTATGATGCCATCCGGGTCAACCAGCTCTATGAACAGGCCAAGTGGGCCATCCTGATAGAGGAAATTGAGTGCACCGAGGAGGAAATGATGATGTTTGCTGCCCTGCAGGTAAGGAaacctgtgttttcttttttttaaggtttgtgtgtattttgggcTGTTTTCTTTGGGTTTACTTGTGGGTCATGAATGTCTGCTGCTAGAGTCTGAGTTACTCTGGTTTACTATTCCTTAGTCAGGCGGCGCAGTTTGAAACGCTGCAGTCCTAGTTTTGTATTCTATTATTTTCTGATTTGGGCTGCTTGCCTTCTGGACCGCATCATAATGAAGTGGTTGGGCTAGTAGCCCAGGCTTATAGCTTCCTGTTCTGCTGCATTAGCACTTGGCCATTGAACATGGTTACAAAAGGTGCTAACAGAGGTCAAGAAAATGCATTATAAAACTGCATTCATTGATGGAAGTGGATTTCTTTGAAAACTCTTTTCGGATGGTTCTCGTCCTAGCATCAGTTTTCCTGAGTTCAACGCAGACCTAGCTCGCTAGCTCAGTAGCTGCATGACTCGGAGCACACTGCATATACTGAAATGTATAGCTGGGCGataaatcttattttttttatcataattTGAATTGATGGCTTAGGACGATGTTTATAAAAAGGATGTTAAACATCACCCGATTTTAATCTGGTATTTACGCTGGCGCCAACACTTCCCCTTCTAGGAGGTCCCGTAGCTCATAGTAACACCCATTCCTCTTCAGAAAAAGTAAAATATCAACATGAAACTAGTGAGGATTTCATTGCCCAAAAAGGCACCGTCTCCTCAGTCCTATGGAAGGGGTTCGGGAACGCAAACGCCTTCTTTCTGTTTGCACTCTATTAATCCCAATAAGGATACTAGtttatttgtaatttttatttttttaaagatgtTAGTAGTTTATAGTCTGTTTTTAAGAGAAAAAAATCGATTAAAATCGATAATCCGTTTTGGTTTGAAAAAATCTGAGATTTAATTTGCAGGCCagatcgcccagccctactgccATGCATAGTGAATCGTTCTGTCGCTTCGTGGGGTCCTATAAAGCCATTCTATACGTTGATGCGCTGCCAAACCTAAGCCACTGGTCCCGCGGCATGTTGCCTTAGCAACTTATACAGCTGCTAAAAAAATAAGTAGACTATGCTAAACTCATGCTTAACATTTGTTGCTAAGATATGGCCACAGCTTCAGTCAGCTTCAGTCAGACCGGCACTTTTCAACCTCCTATGTGGAAGTTATGTGacggaagaggagaaggaggaaggcgTTTCTGTTTTGATGTATTGGGAGTTAGGGTTTGGGGGGTCGGGTAGGCTGGGGTTAagccctcccccgtccccctctgGCTTGCCCTCTTAGTCTGGGGGTTGCTGGCCCTGCTATTTCTAACCCTCGTAAAGCCCTGGGGCCAGGACCGGGGGACGCCACCTTGTCCTCACCCCTGGAGTAATTATAGAGCATCTTTAGTCCTCAGGAAGACACGCAGCGCCAGACCAGGCCCGGACCACCCATCCACGCAACCAACCACACCCCCCTTCAAGGTTGCTAGGGACCGGCTCGCATTCATCGTCATTCCTATTTCCAAGTTTCACTTCATGTCTCGTCAGAGAGGCACGGCTAATATTACACTTGACTTGCTTCCTGTTACGTGCCGCGTgggcatttttttttcatttcatggCAACTCAGCCGAGATAACATTTCACGTGGTTCTGTTAGGGCTAGGCGGGGTTTGAGATTTAGGTGTCGCTGAGGAAGAATGGATACCCTGGTCTAAAATAAGACAGATTGTGCTCATCCAGTAGCCGGCCAGCTAGGATTACCAGGCTGTCACCTGGACGTGTCAATTTAGCAGCTTGGCACTAGGCTGGCCAACATGTCTCGAAGAGCAGTCTGTTGTGTATCCTGAGCACTGGtcaaaaaggtgtgtgtgtgtgtgtgtgtgtgtgtgtgtgtgtgtgtgtgtgtgtgtgtgtgtgtgtgtgtgtgtgtgtgtgtgtgtgtgtgtgtgtgtgtgtgtgtgtgtgtgatattcatCTTAAAATCAGTTCACTGACTTTGATTTCTGCTTTGTGAGCACATACAAACGTTCACAAAAAGAAAGTTTAACAGTTAGGGTAGGAGTGAGACGTAGAGAAACATTCAATGGAACCCCCTTTGTCCCTGATCCTGTAACCTTAGAGGGCTCTTGCAACACATTTCTCCCTCTTACAGTGTGGTGAGGTAATTCGAAGCACAGTAGGTTAGgttggaagagagagaaaggtttgGCCAGAGGAAGCTTTTGGAACCTAAattgttctcttttctttcttaatTCTTCACTCTcaatctctttccctctctctctctcccccccccctcccacaacaGCTGTTAACCCATATATTAACAGGGGGGTCTAGGGTTGGCAGTACAGGATTTACATTATAAATACCATTTGTCAACAAGTTGTATTCAGTGTCACTCATGACTCATGGCCGGGGGGGAAGCAACAGTTGTGGTTTCGATGCAATGTTCTCCGCCGGTGACTTTGTCCTTCCATTGTTACAAACAACAACACCGAGATTGTGCTGATGCCCCCCCGTTGTCACGCGTGTGAGGAGAAAAAGCTGATATATCATGTGACCGTTTTAATATGGGCTGAAAATGCTCAACgaatccctcctctcccctgtttTTGTACAACGCGGTCGGAAGTGTTGCCTAATGTGGTTTTACGTTGCGTAATAATTTTGCCCAAATTAATTCCATTAAAACCACTTAAGTATTTACCACAGGCCTCTCGAGTACAAAAAAAAGCTAAGGGCTATGCACAAGCAACCTGGCATGGCAGGAAGTTTATAAGAAATGTTGTGTGTTGACCAAGGCAGGGCACCAATAGCCAATGTAAGGAGAGTTTCTTTGCTTGGAGCTTTCTTTGACCcactttcttttctttcattgGTAACCATCATTGGTTGTCTTTGTTTGCAGTTCAGACATGTTCAACAGGTTCCTCTTTTGTTTCACAAAACCACAATCGGTTCAATCTCTATGGCGATGCTGTCATTGCCCTGGAAGCCACATTAAGTTTGAGAATATCTTTTGTCAATCAAGTGTCCCATAGTCAGAGTAGCCACACTGGTTCACTTTTGTGACTAAGTCGGTATAAATACTAACTTCCTCCGATGGAACCCTGTTTTTTTTGGGCAGAGGAAGTCCTCATGTTAATAAAAGAATGGGTCCAAGTCAGAACGAAAGACGGGCAGGATAGTGCAGTGATTTATGTGGGGGGTTCAACTCCCGACTGGAGAGGGTTCGATCCCAAATGTCCGCAGCCATCTGAAGGCTTTGATCGCGTGATCGGCTTGTCTCGATTGCCTCACCTCAGTAGTTCAAAcgttcttctcctctctctctctctctctctctctcgctctcgctctcgctctcgctctcgctctcgctctctctctctctctctcttcccccccccccctcccatgcaGTACCACATCAACAAGCTGTCCATCATGTCCTCGGACCACCACATGAACAACAGTGAGAAGGAGGTGGACGAGGTGGACGCCGCCCTGTCGGACCTGGAGATCACCCTGGAGGGAGGCAAGACCTCCAACACGCTGGTACGGGGCCCCCTCCACCATCGTGGCCTCCTCATGCATGTGCTTTTATTCTTCTTAAATGTGTTCTCACTGTGGGTCTATTGTTTGATTCTTTGGCCTTGTGTTAATTTTGGATCGTCTGGTTCTGATGTACCGAGTTAAGTGTATGTGTTACTTTGTTTGTATCAGattttgtcagtgtgtgcatgttgtgtgtgtgtgtgtgtgtgtgtgtgtgtgtgtgtgtgtgtgtgtgtgtgtgtgtgtgtgtgtgtgtgtgtgtgtgtgtgtgtgtgtgtgtgtgtgtgtgtgtgtgtgtgtgtgtgtgtgtgtgtggcgtgttcATTTTGCGTTTAGGTCTGATGTGTCAagtcgtgcacgtgcacacacttaTCAAGAGTTCTGACAGCACATATGCTCTGTGCTAGGCCTGGGAAAGGAAGCCATACAGTTACTCGTACCACTAGTGCAACATTTTGAACCATTATTTAGGTCGTCTGAGACTGACAAAAGAGTGAGCTTGTGAGATAGTGAACTGCTGTCTCCCTGCCAGGAGGGATAGGTCCTAAAGGGGTAGCCTGATATCCAGGCTTCTATTGTTTAAACAGACCGTTTTTCATCTTATCATCTTATCATTCGACAGCATTGTGACACTGACAGGATGTGGAGACGTTtggaaaaatatgtttaaaaataatatatcCGCTTAACCTCTGGCCTGTCTTCCTTCTGCTTTCCAGGGTGATATCACATCCATCCCAGAGCTAGCCGACTATGTCAAGATCTTCAAGTAAGTCCAGATCTGTGAGCTCATCTAGCCCCGAACAACGGCGATGGTTATTCTCTGTTGCTAGCAACAACATGTGTGCAGAGATCACATCTGCCCAAAGCATGTTATGTTCAAAATCACATCtctagaggagagggagagaggccagGCCTGGTATGTGTCTTGGATAATTTAGATTAATCTCTTCTGCTGGTGAATGACATCATCACCTTGtgagttgggggagggggggggggggggtgtgagtaGCTATTAGCTAATAGCTCTTAttagtgagacagagagacttcAGGTGGGACCAGTGCATATATTTGACCCTTTTTTCCATGCTCCTTTTGTTTTGTAATTGGTGCCATTCtcctgatcctcctcctcctcttcagtctCATCTGCCGCCTCTTCCAGCTCTTCCTTACTTGTGGAGAAAGGGAATGGCCATGGTCTTTTTGTTTTGTGCGTCTTTTGAAGGCTGACATGGTCTCCTatatcgtgtgtgtttgtgttcctccAGGCCCAAGAAACTGACGCTGAAGAGTCACAAGCAGTACTGGTGCACGTTCAAGGACATCACCGTCTCCTGCTACAAGACCAAGGAAGAGGCGCACGGCACCCCGGCTCTCCAGATGAACCTCAGAGgtgtggagagacacacacacacacacacacacacacacacacacacacacacacacacacacacacacacacacacacacacacacacacacacacacacacacacacacacacacacacacacacacacacacacacacacacacacacacacacgtgaagccctttgagactgtaactgtgaacAAGGTCTACAGGAATAAAATTGATTTGACGCTCGACCACACCTTCATGCATGCATCtattcacacaccaacgcacgGCCCACACACTTAAAAGGGCTCACCCATACTCAGACCTGCGTTCACAGTCACGGATACAAGAATGTACGTTATCCTTTCTgatgtgttgagtgtgtgtatgtaagaaTTTGAGTGAcctatgacccccccccccacacacacacacacacaccctctctgaaCTGTGGCttctgtgtgtgcaggctgtgAGGTAACTCCAGATGTCAACATCTCCGGTCAGAAATTCAACATCAAGCTGCTAATCCCCGTGGCGGACGGCATGAATGAGATCTGGCTACGGTGTGACAtggtaaaaaaacataagaaacCTGGCCACACAAATTCAACACTGTTGGAGGGATTTCATGAAATAACCATGTTTAGGATTCCCCCCTGCCCCTTTAAGAATTACAtgttgaccacacacacacacacacacacacacacacacacacacacacacacacacacacacacacacacacacacacacacacacacacacacacacacacacacacacacacacacacacacccccctaccTGTAGGATCACCATCGTTTTGTTAACTTAATGACTGAAAAAAGGTATTTCTCCCTCCTGTATCATTATTTCGCCATATTGTCCTGACTCCTCGTACTCCCGCCCCCAGGAGAAGCAGTACGCCCCCTGGATGGCGGCGTGTCGCCTGGCCTCCAAGGGGAAGACGATGGCGGACAGCTCCTACAACCTGGAGGTGCAGAACATCCTGTCCTTCCTGAAGATGCAGCACATGAACCCCGACCCCCAGTACATCGCCGAGCCCATCACCACCGACATCAACCCCGAGTGCCTGGTGTCGCCCCGCTACCTGAAGAAGTACAAGAACAAGCAGGTAACGCTGGGACCAGACACAGGGGTGTCACTGGACCCACCGGAGCGCATGAGCCTTGGTTATGAGGGGGACTGGGAGGGGAAATGGCGCTCGATTAGATGACACTTTATTCATGTCTTAAAGGAAGTCCAGGGACCACAGCAGCAAAATAACACGCGTGTCAAATGATGACATGcaatcaaaataaaaatgtaatatcctAATATAGTGCAATATTGGCCATATATACTGTAAATTGCACTGTATAAAATATAAGGTATACTTACAACCAGGAGgataaagaaaaatgtttttacgCATGAAATAATAGCGATAATGGAAATAATGGCAATGGCTTCTCCCTCTGTTTGGAGATGGGCATCATGTCATATCCTAGGATAGAGGGTTTGCAGTATGGGATCCTGCTCTGAAGGCTGGACTGGGTGAAGATCGCTGCAAGTGTG belongs to Gadus chalcogrammus isolate NIFS_2021 chromosome 5, NIFS_Gcha_1.0, whole genome shotgun sequence and includes:
- the fermt2 gene encoding fermitin family homolog 2 isoform X2 translates to MALDGIRMPDGCYADGTWELKMHVTDLKRDVSLRVTGEIHIGGVMLKLVEKLDVKKDWSDHALWWEKKKTWLLKTHWTLDKYGIQADARLLFTPQHKLLRLQLPNMKHMKVKVNFSDRVFKAVSDICKTFNIRHPEELSLLRKPRDPKKKKKKLEEADEEALELEGPMLTPGSASEIIFIGPVKGSIYSSPGLYSKTMTPTYDSRDGSPLSPTTAWFGDSPLSEGNPSILAVSQPISSPDILVKLYKPQSLLDKAKINQGWLDSSRSLMEQDVKENEVLLLRFKYHSFFDLNPKYDAIRVNQLYEQAKWAILIEEIECTEEEMMMFAALQYHINKLSIMSSDHHMNNSEKEVDEVDAALSDLEITLEGGKTSNTLGDITSIPELADYVKIFKPKKLTLKSHKQYWCTFKDITVSCYKTKEEAHGTPALQMNLRGCEVTPDVNISGQKFNIKLLIPVADGMNEIWLRCDMEKQYAPWMAACRLASKGKTMADSSYNLEVQNILSFLKMQHMNPDPQYIAEPITTDINPECLVSPRYLKKYKNKQISARILEAHQNVAQMSLIEAKMRFIQAWQSLPEFGITHFLAKFQGGKREELIGITYNRLIRMDASTGDAIKTWRFSNMKQWNVNWEIKMVTVEFADEPSLAFICAEVDCKVVHEFIGGYIFLSTRAKDQNESLDEEMFYKLTSGWV
- the fermt2 gene encoding fermitin family homolog 2 isoform X4, with the translated sequence MALDGIRMPDGCYADGTWELKMHVTDLKRDVSLRVTGEIHIGGVMLKLVEKLDVKKDWSDHALWWEKKKTWLLKTHWTLDKYGIQADARLLFTPQHKLLRLQLPNMKHMKVKVNFSDRVFKAVSDICKTFNIRHPEELSLLRKPRDPKKKKKKLEEADEEALELEGPMLTPGSGSIYSSPGLYSKTMTPTYDSRDGSPLSPTTAWFGDSPLSEGNPSILAVSQPISSPDILVKLYKPQSLLDKAKINQGWLDSSRSLMEQDVKENEVLLLRFKYHSFFDLNPKYDAIRVNQLYEQAKWAILIEEIECTEEEMMMFAALQYHINKLSIMSSDHHMNNSEKEVDEVDAALSDLEITLEGGKTSNTLGDITSIPELADYVKIFKPKKLTLKSHKQYWCTFKDITVSCYKTKEEAHGTPALQMNLRGCEVTPDVNISGQKFNIKLLIPVADGMNEIWLRCDMEKQYAPWMAACRLASKGKTMADSSYNLEVQNILSFLKMQHMNPDPQYIAEPITTDINPECLVSPRYLKKYKNKQISARILEAHQNVAQMSLIEAKMRFIQAWQSLPEFGITHFLAKFQGGKREELIGITYNRLIRMDASTGDAIKTWRFSNMKQWNVNWEIKMVTVEFADEPSLAFICAEVDCKVVHEFIGGYIFLSTRAKDQNESLDEEMFYKLTSGWV
- the fermt2 gene encoding fermitin family homolog 2 isoform X1, producing the protein MALDGIRMPDGCYADGTWELKMHVTDLKRDVSLRVTGEIHIGGVMLKLVEKLDVKKDWSDHALWWEKKKTWLLKTHWTLDKYGIQADARLLFTPQHKLLRLQLPNMKHMKVKVNFSDRVFKAVSDICKTFNIRHPEELSLLRKPRDPKKKKKKLEEADEEALELEGPMLTPGSASEIIFIGPVKGSIYSSPGLYSKTMTPTYDSRDGSPLSPTTAWFGDSPLSEGNPSILAVSQPISSPDILVKLYKPQSLLDKAKINQGWLDSSRSLMEQDVKENEVLLLRFKYHSFFDLNPKYDAIRVNQLYEQAKWAILIEEIECTEEEMMMFAALQYHINKLSIMSSDHHMNNSEKEVDEVDAALSDLEITLEGGKTSNTLGDITSIPELADYVKIFKPKKLTLKSHKQYWCTFKDITVSCYKTKEEAHGTPALQMNLRGCEVTPDVNISGQKFNIKLLIPVADGMNEIWLRCDMEKQYAPWMAACRLASKGKTMADSSYNLEVQNILSFLKMQHMNPDPQYIAEPITTDINPECLVSPRYLKKYKNKQPGFIRDLISARILEAHQNVAQMSLIEAKMRFIQAWQSLPEFGITHFLAKFQGGKREELIGITYNRLIRMDASTGDAIKTWRFSNMKQWNVNWEIKMVTVEFADEPSLAFICAEVDCKVVHEFIGGYIFLSTRAKDQNESLDEEMFYKLTSGWV
- the fermt2 gene encoding fermitin family homolog 2 isoform X3; its protein translation is MALDGIRMPDGCYADGTWELKMHVTDLKRDVSLRVTGEIHIGGVMLKLVEKLDVKKDWSDHALWWEKKKTWLLKTHWTLDKYGIQADARLLFTPQHKLLRLQLPNMKHMKVKVNFSDRVFKAVSDICKTFNIRHPEELSLLRKPRDPKKKKKKLEEADEEALELEGPMLTPGSGSIYSSPGLYSKTMTPTYDSRDGSPLSPTTAWFGDSPLSEGNPSILAVSQPISSPDILVKLYKPQSLLDKAKINQGWLDSSRSLMEQDVKENEVLLLRFKYHSFFDLNPKYDAIRVNQLYEQAKWAILIEEIECTEEEMMMFAALQYHINKLSIMSSDHHMNNSEKEVDEVDAALSDLEITLEGGKTSNTLGDITSIPELADYVKIFKPKKLTLKSHKQYWCTFKDITVSCYKTKEEAHGTPALQMNLRGCEVTPDVNISGQKFNIKLLIPVADGMNEIWLRCDMEKQYAPWMAACRLASKGKTMADSSYNLEVQNILSFLKMQHMNPDPQYIAEPITTDINPECLVSPRYLKKYKNKQPGFIRDLISARILEAHQNVAQMSLIEAKMRFIQAWQSLPEFGITHFLAKFQGGKREELIGITYNRLIRMDASTGDAIKTWRFSNMKQWNVNWEIKMVTVEFADEPSLAFICAEVDCKVVHEFIGGYIFLSTRAKDQNESLDEEMFYKLTSGWV